A stretch of Vigna angularis cultivar LongXiaoDou No.4 chromosome 4, ASM1680809v1, whole genome shotgun sequence DNA encodes these proteins:
- the LOC108330850 gene encoding replication factor C subunit 2, whose protein sequence is MQSSQQWVEKYRPRQVKDVAYQEEVVRVLTNTLETGSCPHMLFYGPPGTGKTTTALAIARQLFGPELYKSRVLELNASDDRGINVVRTKIKDFAAVAVGTVKRKNGYLCPPFKIIVLDEADSMTEDAQNALRRTMETYSKVTRFFFICNYVSRIIEPLASRCAKFRFKPLSEEIMSSRILYICKEEGLCLDAKALSTLSSISHGDLRRAITYLQSAARLFGSSISSENLISVSGVVPEKVVEAVLQACRSGNFDFANKEVNNFIAEGYPASQMLTQLFEAIVEENDLSDEQKARISKKLGEADKCLVDGADEYLQLLDVVSNTMKAFSNMPEEFAYEC, encoded by the exons ATGCAGAGCTCTCAGCAATGGGTCGAGAAATA CCGACCAAGGCAAGTGAAAGATGTTGCCTACCAAGAGGAAGTTGTTCGAGTTCTAACAAATACACTTGAAACTGGAAGT TGCCCCCACATGCTCTTCTATGGTCCTCCTGGCACTGGAAAAACAACTACTGCCCTTGCAATTGCCCGTCAGCTTTTCGG GCCTGAGCTCTATAAGTCTAGGGTGCTGGAGCTGAATGCAAGTGATGATAGAGGGATTAATGTTGTTCGTacaaagataaaagattttgcTGCTGTGGCTGTTGGTACTGTTAAGCGTAAGAA TGGTTATCTTTGTCCACCATTCAAGATTATTGTTCTAGATGAGGCTGATTCAATGACAGAAGATGCTCAG AATGCCCTGAGGCGTACAATGGAAACGTACTCTAAAGTTACAAGGTTCTTTTTTATATGCAACTATGTGAGCAG GATTATAGAACCACTTGCTTCACGGTGTGCAAAATTCAGGTTCAAGCCATTGTCAGAAGAAATCATGAGCAGCCGGATATTGTACATATGCAAAGAAGAGGGCCTCTGTCTTGATGCTAAG GCTCTTTCAACCCTTAGTTCTATTTCTCATGGAGATCTTCGCCGGGCAATCACATACTTGCAG TCTGCAGCTCGCTTATTTGGatcttcaatttcttcagaGAATCTGATTTCTGTGTCTGGG GTTGTTCCAGAAAAAGTTGTGGAGGCAGTTCTTCAAGCTTGCAGAAGTGGTAATTTTGATTTCGCAAACAAGGAAGTCAACAATTTCATTGCGGAGGGATATCCAGCTTCTCAAATGCTTACTCAG ttatTTGAAGCCATTGTTGAAGAAAATGATCTGTCAGATGAACAGAAAGCAAGAATATCCAAGAAGCTGGGTGAAGCTGATAAG TGTCTAGTTGATGGTGCTGATGAATACTTGCAACTTCTTGATGTGGTCAGCAATACAATGAAGGCTTTTAGCAACATGCCAGAAGAATTTGCTTACGAGTGTTAG
- the LOC108331359 gene encoding uncharacterized protein LOC108331359: MGASVEYDDHDSFKKPGAVPFKWEVKPGLPIVQQKHQHQKLDSPSMKLRPPPPAGSYLLSSEEPRTRSFRSAARGRSDRWRFERPLLTRAETVSSGCFFSPFLRRLQRRKMVQKRVVEEDYTSELETIGRWSLSSTKSLSPFRASTASSSVASSPRPISDAEWAGFGLF; this comes from the coding sequence ATGGGTGCAAGTGTAGAGTATGACGATCATGATTCGTTTAAGAAACCAGGAGCAGTTCCTTTCAAATGGGAGGTAAAGCCCGGGCTTCCCATAGTGCAGCAAAAGCACCAACACCAGAAGCTGGATTCGCCGTCAATGAAGCTGAGGCCGCCGCCGCCGGCGGGCTCCTACCTCCTTTCTTCGGAGGAGCCGCGGACACGCTCCTTCCGGTCCGCTGCGAGGGGCCGGTCCGACCGGTGGCGGTTCGAGCGGCCCCTCCTCACCCGAGCCGAGACCGTGTCGTCGGGTTGTTTCTTTTCGCCGTTTTTGAGGCGGCTGCAGCGGAGGAAGATGGTTCAGAAGCGAGTGGTTGAAGAGGACTATACGTCGGAGCTAGAGACCATTGGTCGGTGGTCCTTGTCGTCGACGAAATCGCTCTCGCCGTTCCGGGCTTCCACGGCGTCGTCTTCTGTAGCGTCGTCGCCCAGGCCCATTAGCGATGCTGAATGGGCCGGATTTGGGCTTTTCTGA